One window of Bactrocera tryoni isolate S06 chromosome 2, CSIRO_BtryS06_freeze2, whole genome shotgun sequence genomic DNA carries:
- the LOC120768207 gene encoding equilibrative nucleoside transporter 2: MAFRKRSGATDRQVLVENEQVPYRGSAIDNNFGGSADPNRISANAESSDEDEIKCMPAILPTMDNELDPEQIRSRGQILMTDAPPDRYNYTYAVFYLLGIATMTPWNFFVTAEDYWMFKFRNTTINETSDFVPELTPMQKSFTCDLTLAASISGTTFLILNAIYGHLVSLKVKMLATLFTILGIFIITTSFVEINTDHWQEQFFLITLFTVVIINICSATMSGGIFGVAGLFPSHYMTALVSGQALGGILSALAFILVLAFGSAPDVTALIYFIIGSALVFLSIICYIIMSHQPFFKYYVEGGDKYKILADTPSHSRSVDTGVDLDPNVKEVFGKIYVEAVNICLLFATTLSVYPSVTELMQSENYGKGHAWNDTYYMPVVNYLFFNSGDYFGRILAGLWERPRNNPHTVLLMTFIRLLYVPFFLCANSNAHNFLPVLVHTDTTFIILMISFGITNGYLANISLIMAPRSVMRHEKEMASSIMAASLSLGLAVGSLLSMAFVQML, translated from the exons ATGGCATTCAGGAAGAGAAGCGGAGCAACGGATCGACAAGTACTTGTTGAAAACGAACAGGTACCATATCGGGGGAGTGCAATTGACAACAACTTTGGTGGCTCAGCAGATCCTAACAGAATTAGCGCAAATGCTGAATCAAGCGATGAGGATGAAATAAAATGCATGCCAGCAATTTTGCCAACAATGGATAACGAATTGGATCCAGAACAAATACGTAGTCGCGGACAGATATTGATGACTGATGCGCCACCTGATCGCTATAACTATACTTATGCCGTTTTCTATTTGCTGGGCATTGCCACCATGACACCGTGGAACTTCTTCGTAACAGCAGAGGAT TACTGGATGTTTAAATTCCGAAACACGACCATCAACGAAACCTCCGATTTTGTGCCAGAACTGACACCAATGCAAAAAAGCTTTACCTGTGATCTAACGCTCGCGGCATCTATATCGGGCACAACATTTCTCATACTTAACGCCATTTATGGGCATCTCGTTTCACTAAAGGTGAAAATGTTAGCAACACTTTTCACTATTTTAGGCATTTTCATAATAACCACGAGCTTCGTTGAAATCAACACCGACCACTGGCAGGAACAGTTTTTCTTAATCACATTGTTTACGGTCGTAATCATTAACA tATGTTCGGCCACAATGTCTGGCGGTATATTCGGCGTGGCTGGTCTCTTCCCATCACATTATATGACTGCTTTGGTCAGTGGTCAAGCCTTGGGCGGTATACTGTCAGCGCTCGCTTTCATTTTAGTGCTCGCTTTTGGCTCTGCGCCCGATGTTACTGCTTTGATATATTTCATCATTGGTAGTGCTTTGGTTTTTCTATCCATAATCTGCTATATAATCATGTCACATCAGCCATTTTTTAAGTATTACGTCGAGGGAGGCGATAAATACAAGATTTTGGCCGACACACCCTCACATAGTCGTAGTGTTGACACTGGCGTGGATTTAGATCCGAATGTAAAGGAGGTCTTTGGAAAAATTTACGTTGAAGCCGTCAACATATGTCTACTTTTTGCGACCACACTCTCCGTATATCCATCGGTCACGGAGCTAATGCAGTCGGAAAATTACGGCAAAGGACACGCATGGAATG ATACCTACTACATGCCAGTGGTAAATTATCTATTCTTCAACTCCGGTGACTACTTTGGACGTATACTGGCCGGTTTGTGGGAGCGA CCACGCAATAATCCACACACGGTGCTTTTAATGACTTTTATACGTCTGCTGTACGTTCCGTTCTTTCTCTGTGCGAATAGTAATGCACACAATTTCTTGCCCGTGCTGGTGCATACCGATACCACATTTATCATATTGATGATTAGCTTTGGTATAACTAACGGTTATTTGGCAAATATCAGCTTAATAATGGCGCCGAG ATCTGTCATGCGGCACGAAAAAGAAATGGCTTCATCCATAATGGCAGCAAGTCTGAGTTTAGGCCTGGCAGTTGGCTCATTACTAAGCATGGCTTTTGTGCAAATGCTGTAA